From the Mycobacterium sp. 155 genome, the window TGACGCAGTTCGTCAACGAGGGCATCGACGACGCTGTGCGGGCGAACATCGGGCATCTGCCCGAGGGACGCGGTGTGCTCGGCGTGCTGATCGACGATCCGAAGCCCATCCGGCTCGATGACATCCGCCTGCACCCGGCGTCGGTGGGGTTCCCGCCGAACCACCCGCCGATGCGGACGTTCCTCGGTGTCCCGGTCCGGATCCGTGACGAGGTGTTCGGCAATCTCTACCTCACAGACAAGATGACCGGCCAGCCCTTCAGTGAGGACGACGAGGTGCTGGTGCAGGCGCTGGCGGCCGCCGCAGGCATTGCCATCGAGAACGCCCGCCTCTATGAGCAGTCCAGGGCCCGGCAGGCCTGGATCGCCGCCACCCGGGACATCGGCACCGAGCTGCTCGGCGGTACGGATCCAGCAAGGGTGTTCCGGCTGGTCGCCGACGAGGCCCTCAAGCTGACCGGGGCCGACGGCACGGTGGTCGCCGTGCCGGCCGACACCGAGGCCGACCGCGGCGACGTCGCCACGCTGCTGGTGGCTGCCACCGCCGGTGCGGTGCGGGGCTGCGGTACCGAGTCGATTCCGGTGGCGGGCACGGCTGTCGGGGAGGTCTTCCGGGTGGGCCGGTCGCAGCGCCCCGATCGATTCGAGTTGTGCGGATTCGTCGGTCCGGCGCTGGTGTTGCCGCTGCGCACCACCGACACGGTGGCAGGCGTGCTGGTGGCTTTGCGTACCGAGGGCGGTCAGGCCTTCACCGACGAGCAGATGGACATGGCTGCGGCATTTGCCGACCAGGCCGCATTGGCCTGGCAGCTCGCCAGTTCTCAGCGCCGCGTTCAGGAGCTGGAAATTCTTTCCGATCGCGAACGCATCGCCCGCGATCTGCACGACCACGTGATCCAGCGGCTTTTCGCGGTGGGTCTGGCGCTGCAGGGGACGATTTCTCGGGCCCGCTCAGCAGATGTGCAGCGGCGGCTGGGTGAAAGCGTGGATGACCTGCAGGCGGTGATCCAGGAGATCCGCACGGCCATATTCGACCTGCATGGGCGTTCGGCGGGGACGACGCGGCTGCGTCAACGGCTCGACGAGGTGTTGGCGCAGTACTCCGACAGTGGTCTGCACACCACCACTCAGTTCGTCGGCCCGCTGTCGGTCGTCGACGCGGTGCTTGCCGACCATGCTGAGGCGGTCGTGCGGGAGGCGGTCAGCAACGCGGTACGGCACGCCGCGGCAACCGAACTCACCGTGCGGGTGGAAGTGGCCGACGATCTGAGCATTGTGGTGACCGACAACGGATGCGGTATCACGGGTGCGGTCAGCGAAAGCGGATTGGCGAACCTGCGTAACCGGGCCGAGGCGGCCGGTGGCCGGCTGAGCATCGAAAGTCGTTCCGGCGGTGGCACAGTGCTGCGCTGGACGGTGCCGTTGCCGGCTTAGACTCGCAGGGTGCGGCGCGGGGTCGCGGGCAGCGGCGCTGCATCTTCGGCGACCCGGCCGACCCGGATGAGCACCTGCGGGTACTCGCGCCCGTCGAATAGTTCCTCCCGCAATGCGGCTCGGGTCTCGGTGATCTCCAGGGGTTCGGTGATCGGGCAGCACGCCATGTCTGCGCTCGTGGCGGCGAGCAGTAACAGGCTGGTGGCCTCACCGGCACGTAGCCGGGCCAGGGTGTCGTCGTCGCGGGTGCCGAGCGCCAGCACCACGGCATGGTCGGTACAGCCCGGACTGTTGGGTGGTTGCGCCAGAACCGGACCGGCGAATAATCGACCCGGTATGGGCGCGTCGGGATCCGATGTCGGGGTGTTGTGTGCGGGTACTCCGGCCAGCGACGCATAGCGACCGCTCCACCGGTTCAGCTCGCTCAGGTAGGCGCGGTCTTCAATGTGGCGGGAAACCGCTTGTTTCACAATCGTATTGAGGCTTGTCAGACATTCCACTCGGCGCAACGTCACCCCGGCCCTGGCTACCCGGGCGCCCAGCAGGGCGATGTCAGCAGCGTTGGCCTCCCGTCCGCTGTAATGCCGGCGGTCGGCACGGCGCCGTGGAATCGCGGTGGCCATCGCGATGTCGGCCTCGTAAGGCACCGCCGGGGCCAGGGTGAGTACCGCCAGATGGTCCGGGTGGCCAGGGTCGGGAATCCGGTGCACCGTGGCTTTCCAGCCCAGTCGGGCCAGAGCGGTGACGCAGTGATGCAGCGTCGCGCCGCAACTGATCAGCAGATCGCGGCGGTCGGGATCGGTCGCGGAGAGATGCCGTGACGGATCGGCGTAGAGGTGCAGGCTATGTGTGGCGACCCGCCATCGCCACGGTTGCGAGTTGTGCACCGACGGAGCCCGAACCGCCAAAGCCAACGCGGTTCGCAGCGTCTCGGAGTCGGGAAAGCTACTGCTCACCTCTTCACGGTGCCGCCGGTCGGGTCGGCTCAGTAGGGCAGAAAGTCCCTGGATCCGTGGGTTGCGCCCCGTTAGTCTCGGACCACGATCACCGGGACGGCCGCCGCGTGCGCCACCGCGGAGCCGACTGACCCCAACAGCATTCTGGCGAATCCGCCGCGGCCGCGGCTCCCGACGACGAGCAGCTGGGCATTGCGTGCTTCGTCGAGCAGCCACCGGGCAGGTTGGTCG encodes:
- a CDS encoding GAF domain-containing sensor histidine kinase codes for the protein MADDLRGTLSQLRLRELLTEVQERVEQMLTGRDRLDGLVEAMLAVTSGLELDVTLSTIVHTAIQLVDARYGALGVRGDAHELTQFVNEGIDDAVRANIGHLPEGRGVLGVLIDDPKPIRLDDIRLHPASVGFPPNHPPMRTFLGVPVRIRDEVFGNLYLTDKMTGQPFSEDDEVLVQALAAAAGIAIENARLYEQSRARQAWIAATRDIGTELLGGTDPARVFRLVADEALKLTGADGTVVAVPADTEADRGDVATLLVAATAGAVRGCGTESIPVAGTAVGEVFRVGRSQRPDRFELCGFVGPALVLPLRTTDTVAGVLVALRTEGGQAFTDEQMDMAAAFADQAALAWQLASSQRRVQELEILSDRERIARDLHDHVIQRLFAVGLALQGTISRARSADVQRRLGESVDDLQAVIQEIRTAIFDLHGRSAGTTRLRQRLDEVLAQYSDSGLHTTTQFVGPLSVVDAVLADHAEAVVREAVSNAVRHAAATELTVRVEVADDLSIVVTDNGCGITGAVSESGLANLRNRAEAAGGRLSIESRSGGGTVLRWTVPLPA